TGATCGTCAGAGTGGAATCCAGAGAATACAACCTGGAGCAGCTGCTCCAGAAAATCCAGGACAAAAACAAAAAACTGGAAGAAATCCTGGCCCGGGTTCAGCTTCTGGAAAGCATTGAAATGCACCTGAAAAAATTTGTCCCCCAATCGGTTCAGGACCTGATTTCAAACAATCCGGAAAACCCGGATCTGAACAAACATGAAAAAGATCTTTCCGTCCTTTTCCTGGACATTGCCGGGTATACCAAAATGAGTGAAACCACCTCCCAGGAGAAGATGAATTATCTGATTGAAACCTATTTCAGTGAATTTTTAAATATTATTGTGGAAAACAAAGGCGACATCAACGAAACCGCCGGGGATGGACTGATGATTCTATTTCAAGATGAGGATCCAAAAACCCATGCGTTCAACGCGGTATCCGCGGCCTTGGGCATCAAAAAACGAACCCAATCCATCAACCATTCTCTAAAAGGGAAATTCGCTCCGGTGTCCGTCAACATGGGAATCAATTCCGGCACCGCATCCGTGGGCTCCACCCGGTTCAACGGCATTGCCGGTGACCGGTGGACCTATACCGCATCCGGCCCGGTGACCAATATTGCGGCCCGGATCTGCTCCCATGCCCGGAACGGACAGATCCTGGTCACCGATTCAACTTCCCGTCATATTCATGACCGGGTGGCATTGTCCGATCCCATCCCCATCCAGTTGAAAAATGTCAGCCAGCCGGTGCCGGTCCGGGAAGTCATGGTGGATTCATCCCATGGCACAGACTGAAAAAATCCTGACCCGGAAGGCGTTGCTCAAAAACCTGGACTCGTTTCAGGAATTTATCACCGACTGCGCCCGGCAGTATCTGCTACCTGAAGACCGGATTCTCAAACTCCAGCTGGCATCAGAAGAAGCATTGATGAACATATTCAGCTATGCGTATCCGGATGATGCGCCCGGGGATGTCACGGTGCGCTGTTTTCACCAGAAAGCCGGTGAACTGCTGATCTCTTTTGAAGACAGTGGAGAAGCCTTTGACGTCCTCTGTGTTGACGACCCGGACACGACCCTGTCCCTGGAAGACCGAGACGTGGGAGGCCTGGGCATCTTTTTCATGAAACAGATGACTGACGCGGTCTGGTATGCCCGGAAAGAGAACAAAAACATTCTCACCTTCCGCTTGTCCCTTTCGTGACCGTTAACCAGGGATAGGACTGAATCCGGAAATTTTCAGGCCGGCAGGTCGTCCATGCTGTCGTAGCAGGGTAAAATGGACGGAAAGCCTGAAATCTCAAGCACTTCCTTGATGTTGCCCTGAAGTCCGGCCAGGCTCAACTCGCCGTTCAAGCCTTTCAATTTTTTGGCCACCACCAGAAATATCCGCAACCCGGCACTGGACACATATTCCAGATGGGTCAGATCGAACACCATTTTGTGTTTGCCCTGCTCGATGATCTGCGTCACCGCCTGATCCAGTTCCGGGGCTGTTGTGGCATCCAGCCGCCCGGTCACGCACACCACACAGGTGTTGTTCTGCATTGTTTCTTGTATTTGCATTGTTCCTCCAGATCTGTTGAAAATTTCTCTAACACAGCATCAAATGCTTCCAACACCGGACAGCTGTTGCTGTAGACCAGAGAATAGGACAGGTTTTCCGGTTTTGTCAACCAAAGCCTTAAAAAGGCCTGGCGCAGAAAACATTAAACACCTGGGGCTTGCCAGTCACATAATAATTGACAGACCGGTTTTTTTCATCCACCACTGTTATATTCACAAGATGTTCCTCCACAGGCCGGTTGTCATCCGATGTTACCGCCATCGCCAGTTTCCAGGCATACCGCCACGCGGTGACATCGGAATCCAGCCAGTTTTCCTCCAGGGACGGTGAATACCCGGTTACCAGCTTTCCATGGGTCATTTGCTGAAATTTTACCCGGAATCCTTTGGGTTTAACCACCCAGTCCCGGGCGATCAGTTCCATTCCTTTGGCAAGTTTCATTTTATTCTCCCGGCATTGGTTCGATCATATCTTCGGCAGTTTCTTCCTGGATCCGCTTGTAATTGATATCCAGCTGATGGTGGGCGAATTCAATATTTTCCCGGTCAAAACGCAGTTTGGTTTTTTCAAGCAGGTCGCATTTTGTCACCCAGAATTTGAGGTTGTTTACCCAGCAACGTCCCCCCAGCCGGACGCCGTTGGCACCCAGTTCCAGCACATAAACCTGTGGGTTGGGTTTGGGCAGCACCCGGGCATCTTCAATCATCACTGCTTCAAGCACCTGTTTGGCTTTGATGAGATCCTGATCATACCGTATGGTGACATCAATTTTCACCCGCCGGGTTTTTGTATAATGATAATTGATGACAATATCATCTAAAATCTGGCGATTCGGGACAAAAAATGTTTTTCCGTCAAACGTGCGGAGTCGTGTATTCAATACTGTAGTGGCCTCCACTTTTCCCAAAAGAGTGCCAACTTTAACATAATTGCCCACTTTAAAGGGCAAGGTGGGAATCAAAGGACGGAAAACAAGGATAACGCCGATGGCAACCAAAACGATAATCATCATCAGGGTCACCAGCGGGCCGGGGTTGGCGCCCATCCCCATGGCGGACGCAGTGATCACCAATCCCAGAAGCACCACTCCCGTTGAATTGGCTGCAACGGAGACCGTAGGGGTGTTTTTGATGAATCTATTTAACAGGATACGTATTTTTTTTACGACCCATTTGGTAGAGATCAAGCCGATAATCAAAATTAACAGGGATGAAATCATATCCAACCCGTTACTTTGCATGAGTTGACCCAGGTGTTGGAATCTGGAAAGCTGATCCTCCATACGGAAATCTCCCATCTACAGTTTAAAATGACAGGCTCTGTTTATCAGGTTTTTGTATCCGGTGTCAAAACCTTACTCAAAAGCGGCAATCTACCGACCGGACATTTGAATTTGCCGCCCATATCTGCACCCTGGAAGGGGTATTGCCGAAAGACGATCATATTTACCGGGAATTCAACCAAGGGATGGATCATTATGGCTTCTGACCACGGACTGTATATTCAGATGTTCAGTATTCATGGCCTGGTGAGGCATCAGAACATGAAGCTGGGATATGATGCCGATGCCTATATCACGGCCCGAACCATCCAGTTCTTCGCCCCGGGGTTCCCCAGTTCCATTATGTGGGACTGCTGGCCGAAGAAAACGGCATCGACCCGGTGGCATCCCGGAAGGTGGAATTTACGATGTAAGCCGGAAATTGGGCCGCTCAAAGGTCTCCACCACCGCCTGGCCCAGCGCGGCCTGACGGATCCGGCCGGTTTTAGACCGGGCTCTTTCCACATTTTCTGAAGGGATCTGGCTCTTCTTGTACCACGCGTCCGGGTTTTCCAGAAATTCCAGCAGGATATCAGCCGCATCCCGGGCCGTATTGCATGAGTGAACCAGCCGGGGCATGAACTCAGGGCCGTATTTTTTTTCAGCGATCTTCAGGGTCTGTTTCAGGGCATGGTCCCAGAGATTGTCCGGATCCAAAAGAATAATGGGAGCCAGCGGATTTTCATGCAGTTTCATGGAGGTAATGGTGATGGCCAGTTCTTCCGCACTGCCGTACCCTCCGGTATTGACCACCGGCAGGTTGCTCAGCTTCTGGATATGGTCCTGTCTTGCCAGGCGCAGTCCTTCATTGTATTTGATCAATCCGTCACAGGTGGTTAAAGATGCCTGATTCTCTCCTTCCAGATCAATGGCAATGCCCACGCTCATGAGATTGTGCTGCCGGGCCAGGTCATTGGCCTCTTTCATGAGTCCGGGTCCTCCGCCGTGAACAATGCCCATTTCATATCCCAGTTTCGGGGCCAGCTGATTGATCAAATCGATGGTCAGCCGGTTGTCCGCTTCACTGGTGTGGGACCCGTAAAAAGCGAACCAGTAGCGGACCCGGTCAAACCGGTCCCGATCGTCCGGCTCCATGAAACAGCCGTGGTAAAAGGTATAAAGTTTGTCAATGTCCGGATCATACCGCAGGAATTCGCAAGCGGCCTGTTCAGAATGGGTCAGCCGGATCATTTTTTTGACATACTCATCCGCAAAGGACGGGTTGTCCCTTTGAATGAGAAACGTGCGTAATCCACTGGTTCTCAAGGCATCCACCACATCCATGTCCGGAAAATCCCGGCCGATGAACACCCGGGAATTCACCCCGCCCAGCACGGACAGTTTTTCCAGCGTATTTTTGAATTTTCCGTTTCCTTTTTCCGTTACCCGGGGCATATTTTTACGAAACGTGGAGGCCAGAATCGCGTTACGGATAATCTCCAGCTGTGCCTGGCCCAAAGGATCCAGGGCTTTGGGAATCGGGATGAAATTGGCTTTGTTCAAAATCATTCCCAGGGCCGTCTCATCCATGGCGGCAAACAGATTGGCGATCTCCGCATTGGTGAGCAGATCACTAAGACGATATCCTTCCTTGACCTTGACTTTTTCCAGGGGCACGGTCAATGGGTTTTTGGCCCGGAAAAACCGGATCCGGATCCGGATATCGGTCAGGGCAACGGCTTCCGTGCCGAAATTGTACAGTTCCACCTGGCGGTCCCTGAAGGTTCTGAACGGATCCAGGACCCGGGCCGGCAGATGCTCGATTTTTGCTGTTTCCGGATCCGTGACCGCATCGATGATGCCGTAGATATCACCCAAAGAAATTTTAATGGCCCCCACAAACAGGTCATTGGGAGAAAGCATTGTATTGTCAATATCCAGGGCCATGCGGGACCGGATCGTATTCAGGGCACTGCGCCCTTTTTTGATCACTGCGTTGATGCCGGCCGAGGTGATGGCATGGGGTTCAAAGCAGTATTGATACGGCTCCAGCTCCATGGCGATATAATCACAGGCTTGACCGGTGTGCGGATCGATTTCCTGACGAATCTCAAACCCTTCATAAAACCCTTTGCCGGTCTTTTTTCCCACAAACAGCCGCTTGTGCAGATAATGGCGCACATCCTTAATTCTCAGCTCCGGATCCATGACAGCCAGACGTCCGATCTCATCCCCTTTCTTAAACAGATCCAGGGCATTGCCCAGCAACGGGTTCAGATTTTGAAGCCGGCCCTGCACATAGATATCTGATTCTTCCACTACCGGTTCAGCCCCTTCGGCCAGGTCGGTTTTGATACCGATCTGGGCGTTGCCGCTCCGGCCGGTGAACAAATAGGGTTTGCCTTCCTTGATGGCGGACCGGATATAATCGGATACCAGGGGGAAATGAAACCGGGCCGACAGGATCCCGGTGCTTTCCTCTGAGTCATGCATATCGGAAATATATCCGTCCGGGCTGATAATCTGAAATATCTGCATTTTCTCTCCTTTTACGTTCAAACCATATCCCGTGCATCATAACCGACCCAGACCCGCTGTCAAGTCAAGACACAACTCTTCCCACGCAAAGGCTCTTTTTTTCAGATCCCCAAAATTCGGATAATGCTTTTAAAAAGCAGCATCCGATGATACGATACCCGGCTTGTGAATGAATTGAAATGCAAAGGAATTGAAAATGGATACCCAGATAAAAGTCAGAGGATATCACACCGATTTATACCAGCACGTCAACAATGCCAGATATCTGGAATTTCTGGAGGAAGCCCGGTGGCAGCTGTTGGAAGACCACATGGATCTGGAGTCTTTCATGCGGGGGGGATATTTATTTTTTGTCGTCAACATCAATATTTCCTACCGCAGCCCGGCCCGGGTGGGAGACACCGTTACAGTTCGGTCCGGGCTCAAAAAAATCGGCAACAAAAGTGCCGTCATCAGACAGCAGATAATAAACAAGGCCACCGGCACCATGTGTGTGGATGCGGATGTCACCTTTGTCATCGCCGACACCGGGGGCCGACCGTTGAAACTGGAAGCAGATCTCAAGGATAAAGTGATGCAGATCCCTTTGTTTGAAGAATGATCTGGTTTTAAAGTAACAAACAGAAACTTGAAAAAAACAAAAGTCTTACAGATGAACCCCGATTCGGACAACCCGCTGCTCAACGAATTTGTGCCGCATACAGCCGGCCCTCGATATATATCGCCAAAGAGTGTATGGCCCGATCCGATGATCGAAACACTGTCATGCCCTGGGAGAGCAGTTTATTCACCAGCGGTTCATACAGGTACCCGCCATCCACGACGCCAATCACCGGTTTGCTCAGCTCAGATGCCAGTTTCGGCATTTGCAGTGCAATACTTTCCTTGTCATCCATATTATATTTTTTGGCCTTGCATTCGGCAAGGGTCCTCATGGCCGGAGACAACGGATCCAGCCCAACGACGACGGCATCGACATTGGGATCTTCAGCCAGATATCTGACGACCGTGACATGGGTTTCATCATCTGCCGCGGGATTGATATCCAGCGGATTCTTGACTTCCACCAGACTGTCCAGGCGTTTGACAGCCAGAAATTTGCTGAGTTTACGGGTTGTATCATCCGTAAACCCGGCCATCTGGAGGGAATACTCATCAGACCGGATGTTATCCGCCATGCCCACGGCTTCAAATCCGGCCCCGCTGACCGCCGCCAGGCGGGTTCCATGGATCTGTTTATCATGCAGCCGCTGTGACAGCATGATCAGATTCTCAAACTGGGGAAACGTGCGGGCAATCATCCCCCCTGCCTGCCGCACGCAGGATTCACATACCATATAATCGCCTGCCAGAGAAGCGGTATGACCGGATGTCGCGGTTTTGCCTTCAGGGGTGCGCCCGGCTTTATAGAAAATCACCTCTTTGCCGTTTTGCACCGCCTCCCGGACGGCCCGGCTGAATTCCAGACCGTCCAGATCTTTGAAGCCTTCGGCGTAGACAGCGATGACCGTGATATCCGGATCATCCTTGAGGTATTTGACAATATCCCCCAAAGTTAAATCATTCTGGTTTCCCACGGATATCATATAGGCCGGATCGATCTCCGGACATTTGCTCAGTCGGGTAATCATAAACGCACCGCTCTGGCTGACAAAGGCGGTGTTCCGTTTGTGATCGCCACGCCTTTTAGGCAGTTTGACCTCAGGAATAAACAGGGTATCATATTTTCCGGGATGGGAAACCACCCCCAGGCAATTGGCACCCAGAAACACCGGCCCCCCGCCTTCTTTCAAATGGGCTTCACTGATTTTGTGCACCAGCTGCCGGGCGCGGTCTTCACTTTCAGCCGTTTCTCCCATCCCCCCCGGAATCAACATAACCGCGTTGGCTGCATCATGAAAAATAATCTCATCCACCAGATCCGGAACCTGCTGTGCATTCACCGCCACAACAAACAAATCCAGTTTCATATCAAGGGATGCCAGATCCGGCACACATAAAATTCCTTCAAACATATCCAGGCCAGGTTTGACGATACAGATATCTTCAGGGTTATATCCATTGGCCAAGATATTGTTTAAAATAAGTCTGCCGAAATTCACTCTTTGCGTGGAAACGCCGATGATGCCGATCTTGACCGGATGAAGCAGATGACCCACTTTATGAAATGGTCGTTGAACCGGCAGTGAAACCGATCTGGAAAAACGGCACATACCATCCAGGGGCACCATCAGGTAGTCCGTAAAAGCAAAGGGGTTGATTTCCAGTTCATCGATGACATAGGGAGTCTGAGAATTGTTCGGTGAATAATAATTTGCCATGGCGATAAAAGAGCTGAAACATTCGATCAACTGTTCATCCGTAACAATCCGCCGCTGTCCCCGTGTCAGGCCGGCCAGTTTTTTGTAACTGATGGTTTTTTTGAAAAATCCGAAAAAAGTGTCTCCGTCGGTCATGGCCGTGGATGCCGTTACAATGGCCTGACCTGTTCTGAATCGTTCGGCATACAGTTCCGTATCCGTTCCACCGAGCCCTGCACTGATCACCATGCCGAATTCCCGGGTGTAGCGGATCCCGACGATCAATTCATTGCCGAAGGATTCAGAATCCGGCGGCATGAACTGAACGATCAGCACACCGCAGATGTCCTGAACAACGGCATCTTTCAAAGCGTCTCCCGTTAAACCGCTGTATGCCCCAGGAGAATGAATTTTTTGGCGTTCAATCAAGTCACACAGGGCATCCGGTACCTCATACATCATTCGCCGTATGGCCGATCGAATTTTTTCCGGTTTTTTCTCGACAATCCTGACCCCGTCGGCCTCGGTTTTATGGATAATCCCCGGAGAAACGATTTTCAAAACCACTTTGTCACCGGGCATGGCATCAATCACTTCATTGGACGGCTGACTGCCTTTTACAATGAAATTGAATGACGGAGGTGTTTCCGCCCCTGAATCTGCCAGCATTCGATATGTTTCATATTCAAACAGCACGTTGCGGCCCTGCTGTTCAGCCTCTGTGAAAAGCTCCGTGATCGCGTCAAAATCAATCCGAAGCTCTGGTTGTAATCCCATAACCTGCCCTTTCAAAAAATGATACCACGTGTGTTAACACCTTGCCGGAAAGCTTTCGACTCTTTTTAGCGAAAAATCCACGATCCGTCTAATTAAAATTTTCTGCCGGGGATAGTGCTCTGTCAAAATTACAGCTCGTTTTCCCGGCTGGCAATATGGAATATCTTAAACTGAAAAAATATTTTCAGACAAAAAAATCCCCCCGGTGTTTGTCAGCCGGGGGGATTTTTTAAAAAATGATAGATTGCCTATCTACCTGGCATTGGGGATAAACAATATTTTATCCAGCAGCTTGAATGCGCCGATCATGTTTTGGGCTTTTTCACCGGTGATCCAGTCGGAAAACTGCACAGCTGCTTCATAATTGACGTTTTCGCACCGATTTGGGTTCACGGCCATGACACTGTACTGATTTTTCAGAAAATCATCGCCTTCCACCAGAATCTTTAATTGCGGATTCCCTTGGGCGGTGTGCTCGTATTTGATATAGGTGCCCCGATCCGTCATGGTATAGCCATT
The window above is part of the Desulfotignum phosphitoxidans DSM 13687 genome. Proteins encoded here:
- a CDS encoding mechanosensitive ion channel family protein, whose protein sequence is MEDQLSRFQHLGQLMQSNGLDMISSLLILIIGLISTKWVVKKIRILLNRFIKNTPTVSVAANSTGVVLLGLVITASAMGMGANPGPLVTLMMIIVLVAIGVILVFRPLIPTLPFKVGNYVKVGTLLGKVEATTVLNTRLRTFDGKTFFVPNRQILDDIVINYHYTKTRRVKIDVTIRYDQDLIKAKQVLEAVMIEDARVLPKPNPQVYVLELGANGVRLGGRCWVNNLKFWVTKCDLLEKTKLRFDRENIEFAHHQLDINYKRIQEETAEDMIEPMPGE
- a CDS encoding ATP-binding protein, which translates into the protein MAQTEKILTRKALLKNLDSFQEFITDCARQYLLPEDRILKLQLASEEALMNIFSYAYPDDAPGDVTVRCFHQKAGELLISFEDSGEAFDVLCVDDPDTTLSLEDRDVGGLGIFFMKQMTDAVWYARKENKNILTFRLSLS
- a CDS encoding LOG family protein, whose translation is MQIFQIISPDGYISDMHDSEESTGILSARFHFPLVSDYIRSAIKEGKPYLFTGRSGNAQIGIKTDLAEGAEPVVEESDIYVQGRLQNLNPLLGNALDLFKKGDEIGRLAVMDPELRIKDVRHYLHKRLFVGKKTGKGFYEGFEIRQEIDPHTGQACDYIAMELEPYQYCFEPHAITSAGINAVIKKGRSALNTIRSRMALDIDNTMLSPNDLFVGAIKISLGDIYGIIDAVTDPETAKIEHLPARVLDPFRTFRDRQVELYNFGTEAVALTDIRIRIRFFRAKNPLTVPLEKVKVKEGYRLSDLLTNAEIANLFAAMDETALGMILNKANFIPIPKALDPLGQAQLEIIRNAILASTFRKNMPRVTEKGNGKFKNTLEKLSVLGGVNSRVFIGRDFPDMDVVDALRTSGLRTFLIQRDNPSFADEYVKKMIRLTHSEQAACEFLRYDPDIDKLYTFYHGCFMEPDDRDRFDRVRYWFAFYGSHTSEADNRLTIDLINQLAPKLGYEMGIVHGGGPGLMKEANDLARQHNLMSVGIAIDLEGENQASLTTCDGLIKYNEGLRLARQDHIQKLSNLPVVNTGGYGSAEELAITITSMKLHENPLAPIILLDPDNLWDHALKQTLKIAEKKYGPEFMPRLVHSCNTARDAADILLEFLENPDAWYKKSQIPSENVERARSKTGRIRQAALGQAVVETFERPNFRLTS
- a CDS encoding STAS domain-containing protein, with translation MQIQETMQNNTCVVCVTGRLDATTAPELDQAVTQIIEQGKHKMVFDLTHLEYVSSAGLRIFLVVAKKLKGLNGELSLAGLQGNIKEVLEISGFPSILPCYDSMDDLPA
- a CDS encoding acyl-CoA thioesterase, whose protein sequence is MDTQIKVRGYHTDLYQHVNNARYLEFLEEARWQLLEDHMDLESFMRGGYLFFVVNINISYRSPARVGDTVTVRSGLKKIGNKSAVIRQQIINKATGTMCVDADVTFVIADTGGRPLKLEADLKDKVMQIPLFEE
- a CDS encoding adenylate/guanylate cyclase domain-containing protein translates to MHDSSDKLFEILRDAARKVSMGAYDEADQLMELTNTDKYPPTVAELAEAFGMMIVRVESREYNLEQLLQKIQDKNKKLEEILARVQLLESIEMHLKKFVPQSVQDLISNNPENPDLNKHEKDLSVLFLDIAGYTKMSETTSQEKMNYLIETYFSEFLNIIVENKGDINETAGDGLMILFQDEDPKTHAFNAVSAALGIKKRTQSINHSLKGKFAPVSVNMGINSGTASVGSTRFNGIAGDRWTYTASGPVTNIAARICSHARNGQILVTDSTSRHIHDRVALSDPIPIQLKNVSQPVPVREVMVDSSHGTD
- a CDS encoding acetate--CoA ligase family protein, whose amino-acid sequence is MGLQPELRIDFDAITELFTEAEQQGRNVLFEYETYRMLADSGAETPPSFNFIVKGSQPSNEVIDAMPGDKVVLKIVSPGIIHKTEADGVRIVEKKPEKIRSAIRRMMYEVPDALCDLIERQKIHSPGAYSGLTGDALKDAVVQDICGVLIVQFMPPDSESFGNELIVGIRYTREFGMVISAGLGGTDTELYAERFRTGQAIVTASTAMTDGDTFFGFFKKTISYKKLAGLTRGQRRIVTDEQLIECFSSFIAMANYYSPNNSQTPYVIDELEINPFAFTDYLMVPLDGMCRFSRSVSLPVQRPFHKVGHLLHPVKIGIIGVSTQRVNFGRLILNNILANGYNPEDICIVKPGLDMFEGILCVPDLASLDMKLDLFVVAVNAQQVPDLVDEIIFHDAANAVMLIPGGMGETAESEDRARQLVHKISEAHLKEGGGPVFLGANCLGVVSHPGKYDTLFIPEVKLPKRRGDHKRNTAFVSQSGAFMITRLSKCPEIDPAYMISVGNQNDLTLGDIVKYLKDDPDITVIAVYAEGFKDLDGLEFSRAVREAVQNGKEVIFYKAGRTPEGKTATSGHTASLAGDYMVCESCVRQAGGMIARTFPQFENLIMLSQRLHDKQIHGTRLAAVSGAGFEAVGMADNIRSDEYSLQMAGFTDDTTRKLSKFLAVKRLDSLVEVKNPLDINPAADDETHVTVVRYLAEDPNVDAVVVGLDPLSPAMRTLAECKAKKYNMDDKESIALQMPKLASELSKPVIGVVDGGYLYEPLVNKLLSQGMTVFRSSDRAIHSLAIYIEGRLYAAQIR